Within the Candidatus Hydrogenedentota bacterium genome, the region TCCCTTTCGAACGCGAACTTGCCAAACGCGTCGGGGCAAGTTTCCCTTCCCTCGCGGTTCAGGATCTGAGCCAGGGCATCGCGCGCCGGACCGACCTGGCGCACGGCCACGCCGAGGAGTCACCGGCGCAGCATGCCGGCGAGGAGTGGGACCCGCACGTGTGGATGTCGCCGCCCATGCTCGAGACCATGGCAACAGCGGCCGCGCAAACGCTGAAACGGATTGACCCGGCTCATGCTGATGACTACGACCAGAATCTTGGCGGCGTTCTCGACGATCTAGAGGTCCTTGACCGTGAATTGCGGGAGAAGCTCGCGCCGTACAAAGGCGATGTGTTCTATATCTATCATCCGGCTCTGGGATATTTTGCGGAAACGTACGGGTTGCACCAGAAGTCCGTGGAAGTGGGCGGCAAGAAGCCGGCGCCGCGGCAGCTTCAGGAACTCATCGAGCAGGCTCGGAAAGACGGCGTGCGGGTCATCTTTGTACAGCCGCAGTTCGATCAGCGTGCCGCGGAGTCGGTGGCGGAGGCTATCGAAGGCTCGGTGGCGCCGGTCGACCCTCTGCGTGAAGACGTGCTCGCGAATCTGCGCGAGATCGCAACCAGTCTGGCCGAAGCCTTCGCCGCGGAGAAAACGCCATGAGGCCGGATGCACAAACGCCAGATTCATGCGCTGCCCATAGCGCCCACTGGCCCGCTGTATGTATGCGGAACGTGACGTTCTCGTACAACGGCTGGCCGGCGCTTCAGAACGTGAACCTTGACATACCCTCCGGCGCGTTCTCTTGCGTTATTGGCCCTAACGGCGGCGGCAAATCGACGCTCCTCAAGCTTATTCTCGGCCTGTTGACGCCGGACCAAGGCGAAGTGAGAGTCTTCGGAGAACCTCCGATGAATGCCCGCGGCCGCATGGGCTACACGCCCCAGTTCGCGCAATACGATCCCCAATTCCCGGTGTCCGTGGCGGACGTGGCGCTCATGGGCATTGCGGAACGCCACTGGGGCGGACGTTATACCCGCGAGGAAAAAGACGCGGCCCTCCGCGCTCTTGACGAGATGGGCATCGGGAACCTGCGCCGCCGTGCTTTCTCCGAACTGTCCGGAGGCCAGCGCCAGCGCGTGTTGATCGCCCGCGCGCTGGTATCCGAGCCGGACATGCTGCTATTGGACGAACCGGCCGCCAATGTGGACCTGGCCGCGGCGAAACGCCTGATGCTCACCCTTCAGGACGTGGCGAAGCGCATGACCATCATCATGGTCTCCCATGATCCGTCTTTCATTTACGACGCCGTTTCGCGCGTGATCTGCGTGAATCAGCATGCGCATATCCATCCCACAAGCGAACTGACGACGGCTCGCCTGCGCGAACTGTACGGCGAAGACGTGCGGCTCATCCGGCACGACGTGCGCGACCGCGAAACGGACCATGCCCATGAGTGAGTTTCTGAAAGCGCTGTTTCATCCGGACATTCCTGTGTTGCGCCATGCCATGCTCGTGGGAATGTTGTCGAGCGTGGCTTTCGGCATCGTGGGGACGTTCGTGGTGACCCGCCGGATCACCTTTATCGCGGCGGCGATCGCGCATTGTGTGTTGGGGGGCATCGGCGCCGCCCTGTATCTGCGCGTTCACACCGGCCTGGCATGGCTCGAACCGATTTACGGCGCGTTGCCCGCGGCATTGCTCGCAGCCCTCATCATCGGCGTGGTCAGCCTGCGCGCCAAGGAGCGAGAAGACACCGTCATCGGCGCTGTCTGGGCCGTCGGCATGGCCGTGGGGCTCCTCCTCCTCGCGAAGACCCCCGGCTACAACAAAGACACCATGAGCTACCTTTTCGGCGATATTCTGCTCATCACGAAACGCGATGTCTGGCTGGTTGCGGGGCTCGACATCCTGATCGTGTCCGTGGCGGTGTTTTTCTATAACAAGCTGCTGGCGGTGTGTTTTGATGAGGAATTCGCCCGCACGCGGGGAGTCGCCGTCGAACGGTATTACCTTCTGCTGTTGTGCCTGATCGCGGTGACTATCGTGCTCCTCGTGTATGTGGTCGGGATCGTGCTGGTTATTGCATTGCTTACCCTGCCTGCGGCGGTTGCGGGGCAGTTCTCGCGGCGTATGGGGCGGATCATGGTCACGGCGGTGCTGTTGTGCATGGTGTTCTCCGCGTCGGGCATCGCCTTGAGCTACCCGTACGATCTCCCGAGCGGCCCGACGATCATCGTCACCGGCGCGGTAGTCTACTTGGCCGTCCTGGCCGTGAAGCGGCTCCCATAATTTTGGGGACACAATACTCAATTGTGGCTGTGAATGCCCAAGGCACGTGGTACAACAAACGCGCAGGAAATCCCAATTGAGTATTGTGTCCCCAAAATTCAGGAACTTGCGAAGCACGCCGTGCTTCCGTAGACTGGCACAGGGCCGCAAGAGGCAATACCAAAGGGAAGACGTGCCATGAAAGAGCGCTGCAAATCTTTGCTGAAAGAAGTGCAACACCACCTGCGCGAGGAATTGATACCGTTCTGGATGACTCACGGCGTCGACGAGGA harbors:
- a CDS encoding zinc ABC transporter substrate-binding protein, yielding MRTRRVSLRIVWPGVLLCLALTGGCGPGPAPSQSTGVGGGALDVFVSISPLAFLAVRVGGEHVRVHTLLSPGQGPHTFTATPKQVMALGEAAAYFHVGGFPFERELAKRVGASFPSLAVQDLSQGIARRTDLAHGHAEESPAQHAGEEWDPHVWMSPPMLETMATAAAQTLKRIDPAHADDYDQNLGGVLDDLEVLDRELREKLAPYKGDVFYIYHPALGYFAETYGLHQKSVEVGGKKPAPRQLQELIEQARKDGVRVIFVQPQFDQRAAESVAEAIEGSVAPVDPLREDVLANLREIATSLAEAFAAEKTP
- a CDS encoding ABC transporter ATP-binding protein, which produces MRNVTFSYNGWPALQNVNLDIPSGAFSCVIGPNGGGKSTLLKLILGLLTPDQGEVRVFGEPPMNARGRMGYTPQFAQYDPQFPVSVADVALMGIAERHWGGRYTREEKDAALRALDEMGIGNLRRRAFSELSGGQRQRVLIARALVSEPDMLLLDEPAANVDLAAAKRLMLTLQDVAKRMTIIMVSHDPSFIYDAVSRVICVNQHAHIHPTSELTTARLRELYGEDVRLIRHDVRDRETDHAHE
- a CDS encoding metal ABC transporter permease, with product MSEFLKALFHPDIPVLRHAMLVGMLSSVAFGIVGTFVVTRRITFIAAAIAHCVLGGIGAALYLRVHTGLAWLEPIYGALPAALLAALIIGVVSLRAKEREDTVIGAVWAVGMAVGLLLLAKTPGYNKDTMSYLFGDILLITKRDVWLVAGLDILIVSVAVFFYNKLLAVCFDEEFARTRGVAVERYYLLLLCLIAVTIVLLVYVVGIVLVIALLTLPAAVAGQFSRRMGRIMVTAVLLCMVFSASGIALSYPYDLPSGPTIIVTGAVVYLAVLAVKRLP